The segment CGGATATCAGGCCTCCATAAGGATATTCCGGGCGGAAGCCTTTCTTTACAAGCTGCCTGCGGACGGCTTCCTTGGTCTGAGCAAGGCTGATTCCTGCCGCCGGCTTCCGATACATTTCCTTCACAAAGCGGCTGAGACGTTCCTCAGCCTCCATACCGGCCTTCAGCCTTAACGGCTCTTCCCCGACGATCCTGCCTTCCATTACCCGACACCGAACCAACGGCTTTCCGTTATGGACACGGACCCCCGGCAGCTGATCCTCCACACGAAGGTACCAGCTTCCCTCCCTTGCGTGCAGGTCTATAATCTCTGTCTGACATGCGGGAATACAGGTCTTCCTGTCCGTGCGGGGCCGCAAAATGAACTCCGCCAGTTTTACCTGCTCCCCAAACGTCCGCAGCGGCAGCATGGCGTAATAATCCGTATGGAACCGAAGAAACTCCTCCACGCTTGGGAACTTCCTGTGAAGAGCGTGCAGGCTGCAGAGCCGCTCCAGATTCAGTATATAGTCGTATCGAATCGTTCCCCTGATTTCCGCATCCTCCCTGGGGTTGAAAAACGTCCGGAAAAAGCGTGTTTCCTCGCCTTTATTTCCCTCGATCCGGTTTTCCTGCAGGATGCGCTCATACCATCCGTAGAGCAGTTCATCATCCTGGATTTTTAATACACGCGGCAGCAGCATAGGCTTCCCTCCCATAAATTTTGTTTCCTATATTATGGTCCGTCTGCCTGCAATTACCGCACAAAAAGGGGCCTCCCTCTCAGGAGACCCGGAAGCAGATGTTACTTTTTATTGTTCTCCGGGGGATACGCCCTTTCTCCCAGGGCATATACCCCCTTTTCCACTCTTTTCAGATAACCGTTGTCATTGAGCCACCGGCAGATACTCCTTCTTGCTCCATGACTGATTCCGGGAAGATCCTCCGCGATCCAGTGCCCTTCCCTTTCACATGTCTCCCTGGCCCGGTCAAACACCGCAAACCGGTCGTTGATCAGCGTTTCCGGCCTGGATGACCGAAAGCGGAATACGGCGGACGGTGTGGGCCGGATCAATTCCTGGATAATAAAGCTTCTGGATTTATGGAATACGGTACCGTCCGCACACCGGACCGTTACCCGGTCTCTTTGGATTTCCTCCACATTGTACAGGCCGTCCGTGCAGTCACGTACCGCCTGCTCCACATATTCCCTCGGCCAATTCACCGGAGTACAGAGCGGACAGCGGTATCCCTCCCGGAAACCGTCCGGCGTTATCGCAAACCAGGTGCCGCAGGACGCATGGCGTACCAGCATCTTGTCCCGGTATCCCCCGTAGGGCGATATCCTGATGTACTCCTTCCCGGTAAGCGCCTCCATGGCCTGGTCAACGGATAAGGACGGCACGTATCGCGGGCTGCAGATACGGCAGGTGAGATTGGGAAGGAAGTACACCGGCTTTACGTCAAAAACCCCGCCGCATTTTTTATGCCTGATCCGTATCTTTCTCCCGGAAGGATCTTCCACGAAGGATTCCGCCAAAAACTCCCGGCGTTTCTTATCAATCAGGTCCTGATATTCGTCCAGACTGAGCACCACTTCACATTTGCAGCGTTTCTCCCCAAACACGATGTCATAAAAATCATCCCTGTAAGCTCCGCAGGTATCATGGATAACCCTGCACGCCTTGATCTTTTCGGGGACATAATCCGTATGGTATTTTCCGTCTCCCAGTCTGGAGAGCATACGGTTGGCAAGTTCTTCCGGAGACAGCTTTTCATCGCAGCTCGGACAGCCAAGTCCCATGAGCAAAGCGTAGGGATGCGTGTAAAATTCACGGCCGCAGCCGCATTTCAGCTTTACGATCACCCCAAAATCGGAAAGGAGTTCAAATCTCCCCTGCAGCTCCGTCCGCAGCGCCCGCTCCTGTCCCGCAGTGTCCGCGCCCATTTCCCGGACCGTAAGATATGTTTCGGCGGCCTGGAGCAGACACTCCCCATCCTTTACCTGCCTCTGGAGAAACAATTCAAACCGATCCATGCCGTTAAAAGCACACTGCATGCCGTACCGTTCCCTGATCCGTTCATATGCCTCCGACACCGCAAGGCCTTCTTTTTGGATTTTATTCTGGACGCTTCGGATAATCTCCGTGAAATCGGTATAGGCCGGTTCCCGGTAAAGCCCCGCCAGGAATCCGCTGCGGAGAATTTCCGTCCTCATCTCCTCCACGGCCTCCTCCCCGTCGGTGCGGAAAACATCTGCCTGTTCCCATAAATCCGCCGCCCTCTCCGTGCGAACCATTTTCAGGGGACATAAATGTTTCGGGCAGATCTTCATTCCGGGTATATGGTGTTCCGCATGGTAATAAGCTTCCCCATACCGTTTTATATCCTCCCTCATGCAGTCCGGACAGAGCTTGAGATAGGGAAGGCTTCTTGTCGTCCTCACGGGCCGGATGAAATTATGGGCGCCGTGCAGGACGGCTTCCATATACCTGGCCTGATGGGAAAAACGCATGAACGGAAGGATGGTCCCCGTCGGCAGCATTTCAAACACCAGACGGCGTATATCCGGAAAGGAACGGAGCCTTATGTTTTCGGCCGCTGCCCGTTCCGCGTCCGTGACATAATCGTATGGGATTTTGGTGCCCCTTCCCGTGCCGTACCCGATGCCAAAGTTGCGGAAAGCAAACCGCCGAAAAGATTCCGGTTCCTCATTATGCCGGTACATGCGCAGCGCAAACCCGTAAAGCAGTTCCCCTTCATATGGCTTTTCACAATAAGACAGCATTTAGATTCCTCCCGCCGCTTTCTTCATGTCTTCCATCAGTTCCTCATCGCTTAAGACCGGTCCGGGACTCTTTTCCTCTTTCTTTCCGGCCCTCTTCTTCCGGCCTGGGATCCTCATTTTTTTCAAAACACCCATCACGGCCTTTGTTTTATCCGATACCGGCAGCTCCGCAAAGCCCTCTTCTTTTTCCGCCTCTTCGTATGCCGCGCTGATCATCGCCTCACTGTAAATGTCAAATACGTTCATAATGCTGCTTCGAACTGCCGCCATGTCCGCAACCCGGCCATAGGATTTTGCATTCAGCATGCCCTTTAACTCCGCTTCCTTCTTTTGATATTCGCTGTTTTCTCCCTCTCCCCGGATGGAAGTGCGGTAATCCAGACGTCCTTTCAGGTTTTTGTCCCTGGACACACGGATCATGGCGCCCATCTTTTCCAGTTCCCTGGTGGTAAGCAGCCCCCTCAGATACTCGCAGTCCATCTTTTCCGGGCAGTTTCGGAGTATGGCGTGTCTCTGGATGGTAAAGCAGATGGTGGTGATCGCGTCAATGGAGCCTCCGGACAGATCCGCAATCAGCTCCGCCGTTCCATCAGAGAACGGAACGGGAATCTCCGTAAACTGATACTGCCACAGTACGGACACCAGCTGCTTCACATATTCCCTCTCCATGCAGTACTCATCCGCCTTTACCGTGATCCCCGCGATGCGCCGGTATATTCTCAGATCCCCGGCGATCTTGTCCATGGCGTCCGGCGTGCCGATACAGCACAGGGCAACCCCGCTGTTCGAGGTTATGGCCAGAAAGTTCTCAAAGGATTTTGCGGAATTTGCCTTGAAGTCCATCTGCTGGATCTCGTCAATGATAATCATGCCTATGGAAAATTTCTTTATGATCTGCGTCATCATATTACTTGCCCGTCCGACATTGCTTGTCTGCTTCGAAAACATTTCGCTGTAATATGAATCCTGGCCCAGGAGGTCATCCATCTGCTGGCCGAACTGTATGAACAGCGCCTTCAGGTTGCTGTTAGCCGGAGCGGTAAGAAGCACGATTGGAATCTGGATATAGGAAACCTCATCCAGTTCATGAATGATAACCTTCGGGAACTTCCGCAGCGTCAGCCGGATGGCCGACGTTTTTCCAGAGCCAGCCGTCCCGATGACGGAAAAGGCGGGAGGGGTGCTCATCAGGTCATTCCGGCGGGAGCACATGGCCGTCGATACCGTATGCCCGTCCAGGACGATCTCTGCAGTCTTCCCGGTCTCCGCAAGCCTGTATTCACGGTTGGCATAGCTGCGGATCAGGCAGTTATGGAGCGTGGACTCAACACTTGCATGAAACGGGAGGGGAAGCCTCACATCCTTGATCCCAAACAGGATCCTCTGCCTTTCTTCCGTCCCCATTTGGGGAACCAGTCGGCTGTCATATCCCGGAAGGGGAACGGCATGGCTTCTGTACAGTCCCTGCATATCCTCTTCTTCCGGAAGAGCGCATATATTGGGATTATTTTCATACCCATCATACATGCGGTACCGTGCCGCCACAACATCGTTTTCATCCAGGAGCCTTGCATCATACTGAGCGGCGTCACGCGAAACATACGAAAGATTAAAATTCCGGATTTTCTTCATCCATATCACCTCCGTTAATTGAATTTTGAGAGTTCTTCCGTCATTTTGAGGAATTCTTCCATGGAAGCGGGCTGCATGGGTGCCTCCTGCCTGATTTCAACGGCAGCCGGCTCCGGAACTTCCGTTTCCGGAAGCAGCAGCTTGCCTTTGGCATCCGCATCCCGCCTTACGAGCTC is part of the Clostridium sp. M62/1 genome and harbors:
- a CDS encoding TniQ family protein, which encodes MLSYCEKPYEGELLYGFALRMYRHNEEPESFRRFAFRNFGIGYGTGRGTKIPYDYVTDAERAAAENIRLRSFPDIRRLVFEMLPTGTILPFMRFSHQARYMEAVLHGAHNFIRPVRTTRSLPYLKLCPDCMREDIKRYGEAYYHAEHHIPGMKICPKHLCPLKMVRTERAADLWEQADVFRTDGEEAVEEMRTEILRSGFLAGLYREPAYTDFTEIIRSVQNKIQKEGLAVSEAYERIRERYGMQCAFNGMDRFELFLQRQVKDGECLLQAAETYLTVREMGADTAGQERALRTELQGRFELLSDFGVIVKLKCGCGREFYTHPYALLMGLGCPSCDEKLSPEELANRMLSRLGDGKYHTDYVPEKIKACRVIHDTCGAYRDDFYDIVFGEKRCKCEVVLSLDEYQDLIDKKRREFLAESFVEDPSGRKIRIRHKKCGGVFDVKPVYFLPNLTCRICSPRYVPSLSVDQAMEALTGKEYIRISPYGGYRDKMLVRHASCGTWFAITPDGFREGYRCPLCTPVNWPREYVEQAVRDCTDGLYNVEEIQRDRVTVRCADGTVFHKSRSFIIQELIRPTPSAVFRFRSSRPETLINDRFAVFDRARETCEREGHWIAEDLPGISHGARRSICRWLNDNGYLKRVEKGVYALGERAYPPENNKK
- a CDS encoding ATP-binding protein, producing the protein MKKIRNFNLSYVSRDAAQYDARLLDENDVVAARYRMYDGYENNPNICALPEEEDMQGLYRSHAVPLPGYDSRLVPQMGTEERQRILFGIKDVRLPLPFHASVESTLHNCLIRSYANREYRLAETGKTAEIVLDGHTVSTAMCSRRNDLMSTPPAFSVIGTAGSGKTSAIRLTLRKFPKVIIHELDEVSYIQIPIVLLTAPANSNLKALFIQFGQQMDDLLGQDSYYSEMFSKQTSNVGRASNMMTQIIKKFSIGMIIIDEIQQMDFKANSAKSFENFLAITSNSGVALCCIGTPDAMDKIAGDLRIYRRIAGITVKADEYCMEREYVKQLVSVLWQYQFTEIPVPFSDGTAELIADLSGGSIDAITTICFTIQRHAILRNCPEKMDCEYLRGLLTTRELEKMGAMIRVSRDKNLKGRLDYRTSIRGEGENSEYQKKEAELKGMLNAKSYGRVADMAAVRSSIMNVFDIYSEAMISAAYEEAEKEEGFAELPVSDKTKAVMGVLKKMRIPGRKKRAGKKEEKSPGPVLSDEELMEDMKKAAGGI